The genomic window ATATTCATCTCTTTTACTCTTATTACCCATAGTATCATATAAATTTAAAATATCATAATAAATTTTCACTTCATCATTAGGTTTGATTTTTCGTGTATCTTTTAAAGCTTCAAGTAATAAATCAGCTGATTTTTGGTTTTCATTTGATTCTTTAGCTATTTTTGCAAGTTCAGTTTCAACAAAAGGAGAATAAACAAAAACTTTTAATTCTTTTTGTTTATCATATAATTTATTCAAAATCTCATTTGCAAATTTCTTATCATTATTTTTTAATAAATTAAAATAATAATCATAATAAAAATCTATAATTACAGGATTATTCTCATTTACTTTAAAAAAATCATGATGAATATTAGCATAAGCAAAGAATTTTTCAAGAGAAATGCTATCATCTCTCTGTTTTAGTATTTGATACCTATATAAAAACTCATTTGCCAATACATTTGAATCATCAACCATCTCAACTTTTGCAGAGAATTCTAAAGCTTCATCACTTAATCCTAAACTAAATGCCATTCGTTCTAAATATAAATATATATTAGCATCTCTTGTTTTATCAAAAGTATCTTTTATTTGTAAATAAGCTTTTTCATATGGTGATTCTACTAAACACTCAAAAAAAGAGTATTTAACTGTTTCATCTTCTATTAATTTAACTAAAGTTTCATTTCTAGAGGTTTTTAAAATATCATTTAATTCAGTACATTTTCCTTGTGCTAAATAATCTTTCATAATTTGAATATTTATTTCATCGTAAATATCACTTATACTTTGATAACCAAATCTTTTTACAATATCATTAGAAATTTTGTTATAAACTTTTTCAGCTTTTAATATAAGCTCATATTTTTTATCATTCATATTATTTAAAAGCTCTTGCAAAAGAGCTTTTTGTTGCATTGCTTCTACTTCGAGATATTTAGCAGATATAACAGTTGGACTAATAAATCCTTGTCTCATTAAAATTTCATCAATATACATTTTTGCATCTTTTGCATGTATACCTTGAGAAAAATCATTAATAATATCTTTATACAAATCTTTTGCTTTTTCTAAATAATAATTTGTTTTATCATACATAAGCATATACGTATTAGCTAATTTAAATTTAAAATCTTCAATTGAATCTTCTTTTGTAGTTCTTTTTAATAACTCATTTAATATCTCAGCTGCATGTTCTGGCATACCTGCTTTTATTAAACGATTGATTTTTTTATTTGCCAAATATGAGTCATTAGCATAAAAGTCAATATTTGTTTTTAAAACTTGTGTTATTAATTCATTTGCTTTATCGTATTTTTCATCTAAAATATAAACATCAAATAGTTCATCAGCGACAACTGTAGCAATATTTTTATCTTTTGTTACTGTTAATATCTCATATAAATATTTTATTGCTTTTGGATAATCTTTTTGATATTTATAAACTTTTGCCATAGAAATTTTTCCATAAGTTTTTGTTAATTCATCATCAAAATTATCAATTATAATTTGCGCAAAATATTTTGCATCTTCAATTTTATTTATTTCCAATTTTAATTCAACTAAAAGCATATAAGCTTTTGCTAAATCATATTGGTTAATTTTAGAAGAATTAATTGAGGCTTCTAGTTCAGTTGATGCCTCAAGAATTAATCTTTTTGATTGTTTTTTTAAAGCAAGTTCAGCATATAAAAGTATTGTATCAGAAACTAAAATATTAACTTTATTTTTATCTTTAAAGCTTTTTACTTGATCATAAGCATCATCAATTTTTCCATCACGTGCTAAAGTTCTTGCATTTTGTAAAATATCAAAACCATCATTTATTGATTGTTTTCTTTGCTCTGAAATTTGTACGCCTGAAGAATCAATAAAACCATAATAAAAATCTTTTTTTGCATATGACACATTTAATATTAAAAATATAATTATTAATAATCTCAATTTTTACCTTTTATTTTTTAATTCATATACATATGAAAATATTTCAGCCATTGCTTTATAAAATTCACTTGGTATCTCTCTATCTATATCTATTTGATCATACAAAGACCTAGCAAGTGCCGGATTCTCTATAATGGGTATTCTATTGTCTTTTGCAATGTCTCTTATTTTAATTGCTAAAAAATCAATACCTTTAGCTACAATTTTTGGTGCAGAATCAACTTTATTGTCATACTTTAAAGCAACAGCATAATGTGTTGGATTTGTAATAACAACATCAGCTTCAGGAACGGAATTCATCATACGTTTTTGAGCCATTTGCATTTGAATTCTTCTAATTCGACCTTTTACTTGAGGATCTCCCTCCATATTTTTAAATTCATCTTTAATCTCTTGTTTACTCATTCTTAAAGACTTTATATAATAATGTTTAGTAAAATAAAAATCTATTATAGCAAAAATAATAATAATAAAAAGAATTGCGCTAAGGAAATAAACAGATAATTCAAACATAGTTGCTATTGTATCTTGAGTATCTTGATTCATCATTGTCAAAATTTTTTGATAAGTTAAAGAGAAAATAATAAGCATTACTACAGTAATTAGTGTTAACTTTGCTAACAGTTTGAATGCCTCAATAAGTTTTTTAAATCCAAATATATTCTTTATACCTTTGATAGGATCTAATTTCTGTAAATTAAAACTTATAGGTACAGTAAGAAAACCAAATTGAGCAAGATTACTTGCTAATACTAATACTAATACTAAAATAAATAAAGGGGCTAATGCTTTTAAAAGAGTCAATGTTATTTGAAAAGTTATAGTATAAAATAATGGACCATCTAATTCTTGACCAATAAAACTATAAGAAAATAACATCAATTTTTTAATTTCAAGTAAAGAGTATGAAGAAAAAAAAAGAAGGTACATTGTCCCTAATGTCAATACTGTGGCACCTGAAATTTCTGCAGATTTTGCAACATTTCCTTCTGCCCTTGCATCACTTATTTTTTTATCGGTGGGTTCTTCTGTTTTATCATCATCAGCCATATGAAAACCTTACTTTATTGGAATTTAGAAATAAAATAATCTACAAATGCATTTGTAAATATTTCCATACCTAATATTAAAAAAATAAAAATCAATGCAAATTTCAACTGAAATGTAACAATAAAAGGCGAGAATGAAGGCATAGATTTTGTTCCATAACCATAATAAATATCTAAAATAAAACCAATAAAGAATAAAGGTAAAGCGAAGGCAAAGGCAAAGGCAAACATTCTTTTTATTTCATCAGTAGCTAGTTGAACTCCATCATAAGAGAAAATATTAAAACTTCCTAAATGAATCATAGAAAAGCTTTTTACTAAAATAACTAATGTCATTTCATACATCCCTGTTTGAAAAAACAACATTAAGGCAATCCAATAAAGTAGATTAGCAATTATCCCTTGTTGTCCACCAGTAGATGGATCAAACATTGAAGCCATTGATAATCCAGTTGAGTATTCAACAAACTCTCCAATTATTCTAACTGCTGAAAATATAATATTAATTAACATTGCAGCAGTAAGACCTAATGTTATTTCAGAGATTAAACTCATAATAAAGTTATCTGCATTAACATCTGATGTAATATCTACTAAAGGGAAAATAAAAATTGTTAAATAAAATGCAAAAGCTATTCTTACTGTTGATCCAATAGATGTATGTCCAAAAACTGGCATAAAGGCAACAAAAGATAATATTCTGGCAAGAAGAAGAAGAAATTGATATAAAATATCTTCATTAAGTAAAGATAAAAAGGCTTCCATTACATATAATCTATACTTTTTTCTTCTCTATCTTTATTCTCTTCTTTTAGTTGTAAAATTGATTGAGTATCCATTTGTTGTTCAATTTTTCTTGGATTTTGTCCTTGACCACTTTGATTATTAAACGATGATTGATTATTACTATTTTGATTTGAAGAACTAAAATCTAAATTGAATTCCGTACTTTCATTAAATGTTTTATTTAATGAATTTTTTAATACGTTTTGATTTTCAACTAATGCATCTAAAGTTGAATTACTTGAAGCACTCAAACTAATAGATAATCCATTACTTTTGTCACTTTTCATCAAAATAGCAATTGAACCTAATGTTGTAGGATTTAAATTTATTCTAAAAGCAGTTACAGGTGGTTTATAATTTTCATACATTTGCTTTGCAATATCAGACATCATCGTAGCCATTTGTTGTCTTGCACCTATTATTTTTGATTGAATATTAAATGATAATGGTGAATTTACATTAATTATTGCATCATCTGCTAAGTTAATTGTATTTTCTAATAAAGCAGCACTTGCTTCAACTGACTTAGTAATTAATCCTTTGATATCATCACTTTTAATATTTTTATCTAAAAGAATATTATCAATAAAATCTTTTTTATTTTCAGTTTTTAAATTAATTGTTTTAACTTCAACTTTTTCAATTTCAATATCTTTATCTACATCAATACCTTCTAATCCTAAATCTAACATTTCAGCACTGGTTTTAACAGCATCAATTGAAGTTCCATCTTTTAAAAGAGTCACTGCTTCATTTTTATTAAACAATGATTGATTATTTATCTTATTTTTTTGAGAACCTAAATATAAGCTTGATATAAAATCTTTACCAGCAATTTCTTGTTCTGTTGGGTTAATATCATTAGTAGTCATATTTAAAGTGATTTTTGCACTATTTTTTAAAATTAGTTGATCCATCAAAGACATTTTTTGATCTTTTGTATTACTTACTAATTCTGAAGAATTTTTATTTACATCTTCAATAACTAAAGATTCATCTGGAAGGATACTACTATTTTCTAAATCACTATCAACTAATACCGTTGAATTTAAAGATTCTTTTTCATTAGATAAATCAATATTATTTGTGATATTTTCTGTACTTATTTCTACTTCAATAGAATTATTATCTACAATATTATTTGATAATAAATCTTTTCCATTATTTACTAATTTCGACTCATTGATTATCGATGTATCATTATTATTTATCTTATTTAAAGACGAATCTATAGTAATCTCTTTTGTTATCTTTTTTTCACTATTTTCTTTTACATCAATTTTTTGTTCGATTGATTTATTTGAATTTGACTCAAGTTTAGGAGTAATAATTTCTAATGTATTTTCTACTACTTTATTTTTTGTTTCTAAAGGTTTTTCAATTTCTGAAAGAACTAACTCTGAAGTATCTTGATTTAACTTATTTTCACTATCTAAACTATTATCCTTAGCATTGATATTAATTAAATTTGATGTATCTTGAATATCTGTATTTAATTTATTTGTTAATGTGTCATCTAGCATTTTTGTTGTTGTAGTTTTTGTATCATCTGTTAAATCTGCAGTTTTTAAATCATTACTTTCATCTTTTTTAACTTCTTTGATATTTCCATCTACTGTTGTTTCAATATTATTCAATAATGTACTATCAGTCTTTCCATTTTTAGTATCAGTCTTTTCATTTCTAATGTCAATATTTTCATTTGTATTTGATGCTTCTTTAGCACCTTTTTTTGCTTCTATTATTAATCTATCTAATAAAGAACTTGTACTAACTTTTTGCTCTTTATCAGTACTAGATATATCTTCTTCAGGCAATGCTACATCTTCTGTAGTTTCAATATTATTAAGTGTAGTTACTACATCTTCTTTTTTTATTTCTGATATAACAGTCGTTTTTGTATCAACATTTGATTCATCTTTTGGCATACTATTTAATAATAAAGAATCAAATAAAGAAGGTTTATCTTTTAATGGTTGATCCGTTGTTGATGTAGTATTTGTATTTACTATTTTATCTGTAGGAAGTAAATTATCTATTATGTTTGACATTTTAATTACGCATTTAATATATCTAATGTTTTAGAATCAATATTTTTATGAGTATTAAATGAAGCCACATTTGCTTCATATGATCTCGTTGCTTCTATCAAATCTACCATTTCAACAACCGGATTAATATCTGGATATGCTACATACCCATCTGCATTAGCATCAGGATGAGCAGGTTCATATCTCATTACAGGTTTTGCTTCTGATTGTACAATTGATTTGACTCCAACACCTCTCAATGCTAAATCAGAATTTTTATTATTTGTAGTTTCAACATCATTAGAATTTGTTTTATTAGTATTAGCTAAAAGTACATCTTGAAAAACAACTTGTTGTTTTTTATATGGACCACCCTCTAAAGTATGAGTAGTTTTTGCATTTGCAATATTAGCACTTACAACATTTATTCTTGTTCTTTGAGCACTCATACCTGAAGTTGCTACATTATAACCATCGAAAAAACCCATAACTACTCCTTTTACTAAATTTGCATTCTCATAATTTCTTTATATGCACTTATTGCTTTATTTTTAACTTCTAATGCTAATTTCATAGATAATTCAGCTTCTTCAATTTTTTGAACTGCTTCTTGTAAATTAGTAACTTTACCACTTGCAATTCCTTCCATAGCATTATAACCCTCAACTTGTTGATTGTTAACATCAGAAATAGCATTATTTAACATATTTTGAAAAGATTTGTCATCACTCTTTTCAATTTTATTATTTGTGTTTAAACTCAAAGAGCCAATTGAATCTGCTATTGAAGATATATTCATAATTTACCTCTTATTTTGTCTTTTTTTGATCTTTTGTATTTGCGTCTATAACGTCTTTTACTGTTAATTCATTTAACATAACTTGAATTTTCTCTTCATTATATTTAAAATTAAATTCATTTCTTTTATTATCAAGACTAAAAAGACTAATAATCAAAGAGAGCATCATATTGCTAATGCCTTTTAAAGATATAGTTACTAAAATTATACCTAAAATCATCTCCATTGGAGTAAATAAATCTGCATTAATCGTAAAAAAAATTAATGTTGCAAAAAATCCAGTTGCAATATAAAATCTAAATATTCCACTATTTATTACAGTTTGAGAGAATCGTTCTACAACCATGATTCTCTACTTGAAACAATAAAAATAGAATTAATTAAATTTAATTTTAACACCTAGAACAGACCTTAATGAATGTTTTTTAATAATTGATCGATAATCACTTGTAACTGTTTTGTTGTTTCATCAGATGAAAATTCATTGGCAAATAATTTTCTAAGCCTTCCTGTTGTAGAAATATTTGCAGAAGTTGAAACGTTTCCTATATATTCTACCATAAAATCTTTATTTAATCTATTTTTTTTTCCCAAGTTTACTAAAGAATTGGCTATGGTTTCGCCAATTTGATAATTTCTT from Arcobacter venerupis includes these protein-coding regions:
- a CDS encoding tetratricopeptide repeat protein, translating into MRLLIIIFLILNVSYAKKDFYYGFIDSSGVQISEQRKQSINDGFDILQNARTLARDGKIDDAYDQVKSFKDKNKVNILVSDTILLYAELALKKQSKRLILEASTELEASINSSKINQYDLAKAYMLLVELKLEINKIEDAKYFAQIIIDNFDDELTKTYGKISMAKVYKYQKDYPKAIKYLYEILTVTKDKNIATVVADELFDVYILDEKYDKANELITQVLKTNIDFYANDSYLANKKINRLIKAGMPEHAAEILNELLKRTTKEDSIEDFKFKLANTYMLMYDKTNYYLEKAKDLYKDIINDFSQGIHAKDAKMYIDEILMRQGFISPTVISAKYLEVEAMQQKALLQELLNNMNDKKYELILKAEKVYNKISNDIVKRFGYQSISDIYDEINIQIMKDYLAQGKCTELNDILKTSRNETLVKLIEDETVKYSFFECLVESPYEKAYLQIKDTFDKTRDANIYLYLERMAFSLGLSDEALEFSAKVEMVDDSNVLANEFLYRYQILKQRDDSISLEKFFAYANIHHDFFKVNENNPVIIDFYYDYYFNLLKNNDKKFANEILNKLYDKQKELKVFVYSPFVETELAKIAKESNENQKSADLLLEALKDTRKIKPNDEVKIYYDILNLYDTMGNKSKRDEYILKCKEVKDSVDSLYKKMCDEM
- the flhB gene encoding flagellar biosynthesis protein FlhB; its protein translation is MADDDKTEEPTDKKISDARAEGNVAKSAEISGATVLTLGTMYLLFFSSYSLLEIKKLMLFSYSFIGQELDGPLFYTITFQITLTLLKALAPLFILVLVLVLASNLAQFGFLTVPISFNLQKLDPIKGIKNIFGFKKLIEAFKLLAKLTLITVVMLIIFSLTYQKILTMMNQDTQDTIATMFELSVYFLSAILFIIIIFAIIDFYFTKHYYIKSLRMSKQEIKDEFKNMEGDPQVKGRIRRIQMQMAQKRMMNSVPEADVVITNPTHYAVALKYDNKVDSAPKIVAKGIDFLAIKIRDIAKDNRIPIIENPALARSLYDQIDIDREIPSEFYKAMAEIFSYVYELKNKR
- a CDS encoding flagellar biosynthetic protein FliR; protein product: MEAFLSLLNEDILYQFLLLLARILSFVAFMPVFGHTSIGSTVRIAFAFYLTIFIFPLVDITSDVNADNFIMSLISEITLGLTAAMLINIIFSAVRIIGEFVEYSTGLSMASMFDPSTGGQQGIIANLLYWIALMLFFQTGMYEMTLVILVKSFSMIHLGSFNIFSYDGVQLATDEIKRMFAFAFAFALPLFFIGFILDIYYGYGTKSMPSFSPFIVTFQLKFALIFIFLILGMEIFTNAFVDYFISKFQ
- a CDS encoding flagellar hook-length control protein FliK, giving the protein MSNIIDNLLPTDKIVNTNTTSTTDQPLKDKPSLFDSLLLNSMPKDESNVDTKTTVISEIKKEDVVTTLNNIETTEDVALPEEDISSTDKEQKVSTSSLLDRLIIEAKKGAKEASNTNENIDIRNEKTDTKNGKTDSTLLNNIETTVDGNIKEVKKDESNDLKTADLTDDTKTTTTKMLDDTLTNKLNTDIQDTSNLININAKDNSLDSENKLNQDTSELVLSEIEKPLETKNKVVENTLEIITPKLESNSNKSIEQKIDVKENSEKKITKEITIDSSLNKINNNDTSIINESKLVNNGKDLLSNNIVDNNSIEVEISTENITNNIDLSNEKESLNSTVLVDSDLENSSILPDESLVIEDVNKNSSELVSNTKDQKMSLMDQLILKNSAKITLNMTTNDINPTEQEIAGKDFISSLYLGSQKNKINNQSLFNKNEAVTLLKDGTSIDAVKTSAEMLDLGLEGIDVDKDIEIEKVEVKTINLKTENKKDFIDNILLDKNIKSDDIKGLITKSVEASAALLENTINLADDAIINVNSPLSFNIQSKIIGARQQMATMMSDIAKQMYENYKPPVTAFRINLNPTTLGSIAILMKSDKSNGLSISLSASSNSTLDALVENQNVLKNSLNKTFNESTEFNLDFSSSNQNSNNQSSFNNQSGQGQNPRKIEQQMDTQSILQLKEENKDREEKSIDYM
- the flgC gene encoding flagellar basal body rod protein FlgC, coding for MGFFDGYNVATSGMSAQRTRINVVSANIANAKTTHTLEGGPYKKQQVVFQDVLLANTNKTNSNDVETTNNKNSDLALRGVGVKSIVQSEAKPVMRYEPAHPDANADGYVAYPDINPVVEMVDLIEATRSYEANVASFNTHKNIDSKTLDILNA
- the fliE gene encoding flagellar hook-basal body complex protein FliE, translating into MNISSIADSIGSLSLNTNNKIEKSDDKSFQNMLNNAISDVNNQQVEGYNAMEGIASGKVTNLQEAVQKIEEAELSMKLALEVKNKAISAYKEIMRMQI